In Drosophila miranda strain MSH22 chromosome XR, D.miranda_PacBio2.1, whole genome shotgun sequence, the genomic window tttttttgtGCGCTCGATGGGTTTCCCCGCaaaagttttctttttttgggtTTCCGGGACAGGCGTGGCGTGTGGCATTATATCAAGATTTGGGTGTTACAAAATTGACAGGCTCAATTGGAAAATGTATTCGAGGAAAGCACATCTAGGAAATGTGAATATAAGTTGGGGGAAATTTGAGATTATAATATTTGCAAAGTGCATGGaaataatttgatttatggGATACTTTTCTATAGGCAGAACCTAAGCCTTTTGGGGAAGAGTTTTTCCAACATATATTTGCTGAAGATGTGCCGGAATAGAAGTCACATTGTTGACATCATTCAAAGATGTTTATAGGCCTAGTTTTAATGAGAAATTGAGTATTTATATAGCAATTTTTTCGACCTAAATTTGATCAGGGATAGCATTTACCGGCACCACTGATCGTGTGTGTCCCCACATCAAAGAGTCCCACCGCAGCGCCGTTTGTAGTACCAGGAAAAACAGCCGCCTGCCCACCAATTAGGAATGCTATTAACGGCCAACGCCTCCATAAAGATGttctctgtttttttttgccggCCAGGTAAATCGTTACATAAAGAAGGACCCCTCGCCCACATCGAGGCAGGTCGCTCTTTCCCCGTTTCAATTAGGATTTTCATAATTTCCCACATCGTGAAATTTATTGGTTTCGATTTCCGCTCCATTGCCTCATCTGCTGGCTGACCACACCCTCAAAATACTCATgaaaatgatgatgatgatggtgtcCTGCTGGCTTACGGCCATGTCTGGATGTCCTGAAGGCATCAGCAGCTTAGGCTGCGGTCTCCTGACTGTTCCATTAATTGAAAAAGTCTTTAgcttaaattattaaattgaTTTTTATTCATTTTTAATGGCAGGACCTGCAGGACATCCtgcctggagctggagctggagctggatctGACAGCTATGCCTTAATGGCAGCTTATGTGGCATTAGagtttctatttttttttttaagtttaaAGCTTTGCCTCCCCTGGGGATTTATGTTGCTTTTAGCAGCTGCTCTTGGGTTTGCCTTGCCACAAAATTTTGACGGCCAGAACATATGCCACTCTGCCACTGAGTCATCAATCAGGTCTATTAGAAACCACCAAAACTTGACACAAGACTGTCTCATTCAACCCTATGTTGGCTCGGGTGGGGAATGGACTGGCACgggaacaggaacaggaacGGGGGCATTAGTCTGCAATTTCATGCCTGACATCCGCCCAAGCCAAATAATGACACTAAAAGCCTTCGACTTTGGGCTCAGAGCCGAGCTCTTGTTGCATTTGATATTCTTTTGGgtgtttctttttatttttgcatGTCAGGGCCACATTTGGCCTTCACCCTCGCAACATTCACAGCGCTCGGCCGTCGTCCGTCGTCCGTCGTCTCAGCTGCAAACTGCAAATTAAACTAAACACAAACATAATTTCTCAGCACTTAGGAGCGAAATGAAATTATGATTATGCAAACGCCGCTGGCGAGTTTCACACCGAACAAACTTTTACCAACCCTCGAGCGgagtgaatgaatgaatgaaggAAGGaagttttttctttctctggcTCGGACGCGTGCCGAAATGAAAACGTCATGTTTTCGAATGAATTTTTTGAATTATGATGTTGAATGTTGACGCTGGGAAGCGACATGGTCATGgacgctgacgctgacgctAACGCAGACGGGGCCATCATCTGGGACCTCGAGCACAAGGCATTAAATTAATTCAAAACGCTCTCAGGACACGCGCTTCTAAGGCTTTTGTCTGATTGCTAAAATATGGAATCCAAAAGCCCGAAAAGGACGTAAAATTGATGAAAGCCCCGATAAAAGGTGAGCACGAGACAGGGCAAAGTATCTATTGTGGCCGCCACACAGTAACCAAAGTCCCCTGGGATTCCGGCAGCTTATGCGTCTCCCATTCTCCCATAAGCGAAAGTTGAGGGAGGGTTCAGGTTCATGTTTATGCCTCCAACTCCCTGAAGAGTTATCTGTTTGCACTTTCGATTTTGagtttattattattggcgTTACTTTGAATGCACTTCTGTTTGCTTGCCACATTAGTGGCGGACACACCGTGACTTTCCCCTGTCCCTGCCGCTCCTGAAGTTCGTAGTTCTGGCTGTCTGCATTTGTCGTTTACAAATTGGTTTTCGTGTTCCACTCGCATCTATTTTGCCTGTCTGCATAATCAGGGGTTGGGCTGTGACATTAGGGGGGTACGTGCTGGTGATCTCTTCTCTCTCTGGCGGGGTCTATTTTTATATGTCCTGCGTCCGCTGCTTGTTAAGGGAACGGCTGATAAGGCACGTGGCCTCATTTATCAACTGCGTTGCGAGCAGGAGACTAGACTTGCAACAAGCGAGCGGAACATGCAACTACTACGCGTACTGTATGGATTCCTATTCTTCGATTCTTTTGCCAAATTGTTGGGGGTAGTTTCTAGTATGTCTGGGCCGCCACttcctgttgctgttgctttatTGTTGTGggggggagtgggagtggaagTGGGAGTAGGAGTACTGCTGTTGTCCTGCACTTGAGTTGTAAATTTGATTGTAGGAAACACGTAAGTTTTCCCTTCGATTTCCCCCCTTTATGGAGTGTCTAGTGGAGTTCTGTTCGCGTTAGGGGTTCCCTGATGGTCTGTTGGTTTTCTGGTAATTACTGTTATTATAATTTCTGTTGACTGCTGCACTGGAGAGACCTTCAGAGCGGGAGGgggagagacagaggcagaggaagGTCTCCCTGGCGTGTGCCTCTGTCCACGTGTACTTTGCTTGTTTTTCACTTGGCTAACTTGCAACCCTCCGCTGCTTTCAGTCCCTGTTGCCCTGCTGCCATGCTGCCCTGCTGTAACCATAGCTGAAAGTCCTTGTAATGATACTCGGTCGTACCTTTGCGATGTCTATCTCACGGTCACTATAAAGAGACAAGATTATGTCATCGCTGCTGTTAGAGGTAACCATGTTGCAGATCTACAATTTGTACGGGGCTTATTCCGCTCCAGTTACCGTTGCCGGCCTATGCGCAATCggatatgatatgatatgatatCATATAGCAGACAAGAgcagaacagagcagagcagctcTCACTCTATAGAGCTCTACAtagggctgctgctgttgctgctggggTGGCTGTGGGGGGTGACCTCACCGTTGGCCTGTGTCTTTTTTTGTTGCCGTCACTTGAGTGGAGCGTAATTAATCTTCATCTAGAATCTGGAATCAAACGCCTACGCGACAGCTCCTCCATCTGTAACCTCCCCAAAGCAACGtcttctgttgctgctgctaatAAAACATTTTCCATAACACGCACAGCACAAAATGCCTAACAAAACAAATTTGTGTTAAGCGCACTTCACGATGATTCTTAAACAAATTCACAATTTGTCTCAAGTGAGGTTTTTTGTCAATTTTCATAGCATCCAATTGAACCTCAGCCGCATAGCAGACGAGCGGCAACGCCGGAGGCAGTCAACGAATGAAACGCAGCATTTATCAACAATAAGATCAGTCGGCAATGATTGAGGCTGTGGCAGTGCGGCAGTGCGGCAGGGACTGTGGCACATAGATTGGCGGAGGCGGGGGAGACCTGAGCGCTCTCTTTACTTCCTCGCTTAATGCAGCTTCAAGTGTGGTCGTCATCGTCGTTGTCGTCTCTAGTGGGAGGTCGTTCGGtcagcaatgcacgcatgatTTATTCCGCAGGCCACTTGAAAACCGTGTACCCCCTGCCCAAGACCAAGCCCAGGCGCAAGACCAAGCCCCCCACACCCACATACACGATGGAGCCCCCTACttcacctccacctccacctccacctccatcTCCggcttcagctccagctccatcaGTGCCCACATTATGCACTTTTCGTCATTCTCAACAAGGGGCGCTGATTGACAGCCGCATTGCGTCCGAGGGTGCACGAAATGGAGACACTGCCACACATACCTTATAGCTGCAGTCGGAGAAATGTTACCACAGATAAAGAATATCACACTGCATCGTATTTCAGTTGATAATATTCTGAAGTATCTTGTAGTTACGTCTTTCTGGCATCAGTTTCATTATACCTACATCAATTTAGGAAACCtctttggctataataatatgAGAACGACTCTAAATCTAATTTTGCTATATGTAATGATGATATAATATGGTATTAGTACTTTATACTGAAACTATTATTATTCACATCTATGTACATTCTAAttatttccaataccagagaCACTGCGAATCCAGCCCAAGTATCTGGAAACATCAGAAAATCCCACCGGATCCCCAACTTCGCATCCCAGATAAGACAAAAATGCGAAGACTCCGATCAGTTTGTTTTCCCCATTGAGTACCAGCGGTCCACCAGAGTCCCCGTAGCAGGTGGACTGTGCATCGCCAGATTGAGCGCACAATAGCCCTACTAATTTATTTCCGTATCGTCTTCTGCACACGGATTCATCCAAGACCTTTAGTGTAGCCCAAAACAAGCGAACGGATCCACTTCCACGGTCATGTAGTTGACCCCATCCGGCGACAGTAGCCCATTGACCCacataattattatagccataTTTGGGTTCTGTTGGCAGTGCAATGCTTTGGATGCGATCACTGAACTTCACCCACTCAGTGCGAATCAGTGCAATATCGTTGATAATATCTCCGCTGACACTTCTGAACTGAGGATGTGGGAACACGTGAGTTTTGGCCTCTAGCGTCATAAGTGGATGATGTTTGGTCCATACAGAGCCATAATAGAGGGTCACCCACGTGGCATCCTCAGTACAATGACCAGCCGTGAGTACCCAGTCGTTGGCTATAATGCTGCCACCGCACAGAACGGTTCTGTTGTTTCCGGCTTCGATCTTAACTTGAACCACGTATGGGAATTGTCTTTGATCGGCCAGTTTTCCATTGACGATACGCGGCAACACATTCGCCTCGCCAACAATAAAGTCTTGAGCCAACAGAAGACACAAAACTATCAACATTTTGGGATCGAGACTGACTTAGACCTAAGTTCCATTGCTACTGCCTTATATGCGGTTCTTTCTTATCAACATTCAACCATTATTGTATTAAAAGAACGACATTCCTTAGTTTAGGTTTCAATAATTAAGTTTCCCCATAAAGAAGGGCGACACAAGATACGTCTATTGATTGATGATGGTAAAATATTGGTGTACTattctaaaaataatattcCTAGCAATTACTTATGGTTTTCTATGGCTCGTGGTCTTTGGAATGGACTCTCATTTCCCGTTCATAAATTTCGAAGCCCCTCCCGCTTATTGAAGCGTAGTATATGATAATTTCTTTCAGTGCAGCATATTTGAGCTATGCGCATTTTGCATAACTCTGCACCCTTGCCGGGGGTTAAAACAGTTCCGAATGGGTAACCCGCTAATCCTCTGCGCCTGTCATAAACATTGACATTGATGTTGATGCCTGATgctgatgacgacgatgacgcgGGGCGATGTTCGTAGCTGCTTTTGTGCCACTGACAACTGACAAGTGGGCGTGGCGGCAGTGGCGGCAGTGGTGCTACTGTTCCTCCTCTTCTACTGCTGGGCGACCAACTACCCAAGTATCTGCGTATCCGCGTATCCGAGTATCCGAGTACCCGACTAACCCCCTGCCACGTTTCGCTACGCTCCACAAATTGTGGAATAGTCGGACTTATTCCGGCGTATGCCCTTTAACGATTGTATTCGTCATTCGAGCAGACAGACAGGACGGTTGACATTCATTTGAAACGTTTCATGAACCCAGAACGCAGCGGCGGCACCAACAGCAGTAGCAGGGAAAAAAAAGGGATATACCCCCCAAAACGGGGTTCAGTATACAGTGATCTACCAGTGGCAACCACAGTGCGGCACAGCGGCAACAGAGGGAACAGAGGCGGCATCAACTCGGGCGCATGTCAATCATTAAACTGTCATTTTCAGTCGATTTAACTAGCATTAAAAATCGTCCACAATTGCCAGGATTTATGCATTGTGCGTAAACTGTCATAAATTTCCACCGAGTGCCAGAGTGGCAGTGCCGGAGCGGCAGTGCCCTCTGAGAGCCCACAGATCCCATGTTAAGCTGCCCTAATTTTTTATGGTCTGCAAACTAATTTTTATTCATTTTCCTCGCCACCAAAACTAAGCGCGCAAATTTATTTTCATACGCCCCAGAACCACAGAACGAAAAGCACTTGGAACCCAAAGAAACCTAAAAGAAGATGAAGATGGAAATGTTGTACGAATTTGGCTGAAAAATCTTTAATTTTCATCTGGGGCCAATCTCGGCAGCCATTAACCAAGGGAACGACGGCAAATGGAAAAGGAAAACTGCTGACAGACAGGACATTCGTCCCCGAGCAGTTCCGTTTCCGTTGCTTTATTTTCCATTCGTTGGGCCAAAAAAGGAAGAAGGAAAGAAAAAAATCGTTGTATCCGAAAATTATGGAAATTTATTAATCACATAAATTTAAAGCATAATGTGCGTGAGTGGGCCGACTCTGGTCCCCATCGCGGCTCGTTAATGGGTCCCAAAACGACGAAAGCGAAAGACGTCGAAGGACGGGGCATAAAAAATGCGTTAGGGCCAGAAGTGAAACTTCTAGGAGATGTCTCTGCATCTTCATGGAGGCTTAAACAAACTTTGTGCTGTGGTCGCGGCCCCAAAATAGGGCTGGGAGAAAGccgtggggtggggtggggtgctGTGGGTGTGGGGCAGCCAAATCTGTTGATGTGTAAGCAAATATTTTGCTCAAATTGTGGGAAAGTGATTTATCCAGCAGGGGGATTCAATCAGCAAAGGTGGAGTGAGGCAATTCCTGGTGTGAGTTAATTTAAGAAAGTTATGGAATTTATGCTCGTAGAATACTGTTTTATCTGCTGGAAGTCCTCCATTCTCCCCAAGGATATCCAGGAAGCAGTAGAAGCCATATGGATTATGTGCAACACTTCCTTTATAAAATTATCGGAATGGTTAAAACAAGCTCCAAAGCAAATCCCCCAAAAACAAAGTGCCAACATGTGTTGCACTTAACCCCACCGGGGAAAGTCCCCTCTCTTACTTCTAtcccccaccccccctccACCAACACATGCAGCACACGCGCCCCTCTAAGCCTTTTGACAGCTCTCCTCCTGCACTGCTCCTCCCTCCGTGCCTCCACCCGCCGTTGGATAGGGAAAATTCGCCAAACAGCACGTGTACGTAAACGGATGAGGGAGTGCGAGTACGGAGGGTGGGATTGGGACTGTGGAGGGGTCTACTGGGGTGAGAGGGGTGCTTCTGTGGTGCTGACATTTAAAGTAGCTGCCAGCCATTGAAGTGACAAAACTAAAGATAAGACTCAATCACGTGTAGTCTGACACTGACAATCGCTGCAGACGGAAAAACGAAAGGAAAACTCACCAGCAACAAAATAGAAAATCAATTTCCACGTTTTAGCTGAACGTTGGGATGGGGCTGGTGGTGGGGAAAGGAGAGTAtgagggagagggggaggcatgccatgccatgcaaGCAGTTGCTTTGAATTTTCATATGGCGACAACATTAGTGGCACGCAGACGGGGGCGAATGAAGGCGAATGAAGAGTGACATGCAGACAAGCTGTGTGGCACGGGGAACAAGGGGCACTGGGGGCCAGGACAAAGAAGGTGTCACTAACAGGAACAGGATAAATGTGCAAAACAGCAACAGACAGGAAAAAGAGCTGTCAGGCCAAGGAGGAACAAGAAACGAACGTAAAAGAATCCTGAGCCGAAGCTATAGATACCCTTGTAAATAATATTTCATATGAAAACTATTAGCTATAATCTATATCTTGGCTATGCCGAAAGTGCAATAGAGTCTGTTCAAGAGCCAGAGGACTAAAAATGTATTCATTCGGAAGTACTGCCTCTTGTCGTGGAAAACATCAGCTCAAAGCCGTCATAGCCCCTGCAAGGGTACTAAAAACCAGGACGAGTGGAAGCTGGAGTAGTACCAGTAACCGGGACAGCTTTTGGGTTGTGTTTAGCTTGTTTATCATGTCAGTTGTACGCTCCCAGAATTGGCAGCATTAAGCAGCGACATCACTTTGTATGCAGGAAAAGCGAGGGAGAGAGCCGGCGGGAGGGAGTAGAACTCAGCCGTCGCTATCAAGATAATACAACATGCTCCATGGTGACTGCAGCTTGCATCTTCCTCTGACcagatacagctacagctacagctaagGCTGCAGCTACTGTggcatctccatctccagctcTCCTTCCGCTTAACGATTTTATTTGCCCAACTTGTGTAAACGTtaacgcagcagcagcagcagcagcagcagcagcagcatcaggaAAAGTAGCAGCCACCGCAGCCGCTTGAAACTACGGCTACGGTTCTGACTACgtctccgtatccgtatccgaTGCAAGCAAATAAACAAGCCCAGCagaacgaaacgaaaccaaaCAGAAACCAAACagaaaccaaaccaaaccaaactcAGGAGTAGCCAAACCACAAATAGATCTTACAGTTGGCCCGCTAAGCTTCAGATACCTTAAAGACAGTGGTTCGATTCTCTTGGAGAGAGTGCagcaaatatatatttatatatgatAATGAATCATTAGACATTATGGCGTTACACCAGAGAGATGGCGAATCCAGCCCAAGTATCTGGAAACATCAGTAAATACCAACGGCTCGCCATCTTCACATCCTGAATCAGATCCAAATGACAAGACTCCGATCAATTTGTACTCCCCATTGGGTACCAGCGGTCCACCAGAGTCCCCGCGGCAGGCGGACTGTTCATCGTCAGATTGAGCACACAATACCCCTTTGAAGTAGTTTCCGTATCGATTTCTGCATTCGGATTCATCGATGACCTGCAGCGTTGCATAAAACAAGCGATCGGATCCGTTGTGATTGTTATATAGATAACCCCATCCGGCGGTAGTAGCGCAATAGCCCACATAGTCACTAGGCCCATTATAGCCATATTTGGGTTCTGTTGCCAGTGGGATGCTTTGAATGCGAGCACTGAACTTGACCCACTCCGTGCGAATTAGTGCAATATCGTGGACAGCACCTCCTCCGATTCTTTTGTACTGAGGATGTGGGAATACGTGATCTTTCACCAATAGCTTCATGGATGAATTATATTGTATATGTATTGAGCCATAATAGAGGGTCACCCACGTGGCATTATCAGTGCAATGGGCAGCCGTGAGTACCCAGTCGTTGGCTATAATGCTGCCACCGCACAGCAAGGTTCTGTTGTTTCCGGATTCGATCTCAATTTGAACCACGTATGGGAATTGTCTTTGCTTGGCCAGTTTTCCATTGACGATACGCGGCAGCACCTTCGCCTCTCCAACAATAAAGTCTTGAACCAACAGAAGACacaaaaatattaacattttGAGATCGAGACTGACTTAGCCCTAAGTTCCAGTGCGACTGCCTTATATACTTATATTCTTTCTTATCGACACTCAACTATTTTTCTATTAAAAGAAACGACATTCCTTAGCTCCAGTTTCAATAATTAGGTTTCTGATAGGGAAGAGAGCTGTAAAGCCCCTCAGGACACCTGTGTTGATTGATGTTGGCAGAATACATATTCGAGAATATAATTTGCAAGAGTGTAATATTCTTGGGGGTGGGTATTTTTAAGCTCTTGATCAGCACCGATTTGATTAAAAATTAAACCCAATATCAAGCAGTCTTATTTCGGGTTGGATTTAGCTGGACTTCGGACACTGTGCCTCACAGAGATACGAGTGTGTACTTCCTTAAGACGCAGGCAGCTCAGAAGCATCTCAGCTTACAttttgttgcagtggcagtggcagtggcagtggcaggcaaACATCACGTGTGcgtctctctctatctgtctgtctgtttgtttgtgtgtgcagGTGTAACTGTATCTCTTTGGgcatgtgtgtttgtgtgtgtgtgtctatcTGTGTGTTTTCGCTGCCAAAACAATGCACtcgacgaggacgaggacgacaacgacgacagCATCAACATGCATAAAATACATTTTCATTCgcattttatttgttttaagCTGCGACTTTACACAAAGCCAACAAAGTGGCAGCCGCCCTGCCATCTGTGTTTGTCGGTGCATGTGTCTGtgtggtgtttgtgtgtgagcCGGATATAGCGACGGATATCGACAAGTTTTTCCTGGTAATCCCCTTCTCTTCTCCAACGTACGAAAAAGTCATAAAAGTGTACATATATGGTTTTTTAAAATGACAGCAGCTGGAAATTAAGTTCTTGACTTTTATGTTAGCCGCAAGTTCCGAATTATTGATATGGCAGAGCACTGGATCAGTACCAGAGAGAGTGGGACTCCTTCCTGGCTGAGATTTCTCCGTCTAGGCATTAAGGAAAGTTAAGGTGTGTTTTACGatgtgcgagagagagagagtgagcgGAAAAGGGAAAGCATTTGTCGTAAATGGATACCCTACTCCTTTGGGGCGGGGGCCAAAGTGAGAGTTCTCCCCTCACACACATTGTAATTCCATCATCGAATGGTGGGATAGTAGGGGACGGACCGTTTGTAATTGGCTTTCGGTGCATGCGGCAGGCAGCACATCATCATTCTGGCACCGTTTCTGTATAATCTCATCAGCATTCGAAATGAGTTTTGACTCGAGTCGAACAGAACAGCTCGTAATCACATTAAAAGTATGTCACACTTCAATTACTGTCAGCGACAAGTCCAAGTAttttgttattaattttaaaccaTTTGTTGCGCTCTCG contains:
- the LOC108153517 gene encoding serine protease 3-like, whose amino-acid sequence is MLIVLCLLLAQDFIVGEANVLPRIVNGKLADQRQFPYVVQVKIEAGNNRTVLCGGSIIANDWVLTAGHCTEDATWVTLYYGSVWTKHHPLMTLEAKTHVFPHPQFRSVSGDIINDIALIRTEWVKFSDRIQSIALPTEPKYGYNNYVGQWATVAGWGQLHDRGSGSVRLFWATLKVLDESVCRRRYGNKLVGLLCAQSGDAQSTCYGDSGGPLVLNGENKLIGVFAFLSYLGCEVGDPVGFSDVSRYLGWIRSVSGIGNN
- the LOC108153516 gene encoding serine protease 3-like; this encodes MLIFLCLLLVQDFIVGEAKVLPRIVNGKLAKQRQFPYVVQIEIESGNNRTLLCGGSIIANDWVLTAAHCTDNATWVTLYYGSIHIQYNSSMKLLVKDHVFPHPQYKRIGGGAVHDIALIRTEWVKFSARIQSIPLATEPKYGYNGPSDYVGYCATTAGWGYLYNNHNGSDRLFYATLQVIDESECRNRYGNYFKGVLCAQSDDEQSACRGDSGGPLVPNGEYKLIGVLSFGSDSGCEDGEPLVFTDVSRYLGWIRHLSGVTP